The bacterium DNA window TCAACGGAATGAGAAACCACGAATACTATTTCCGTTCTTTTGAAGAGGGACCGAAAAAACTTTCAGAAAATAGCGGATTGAGAAGTAAAATTGAAAGCGATTTCGGCTCTTTTGACAGCTGGCTCAATCGTTTTGAGGCGACAGCGAAAACCCGCGGCATCGGCTGGGCAATGCTCCTTTACGATCCGGTATCGGAGAAACTTTTAACCAACTGGGTGGACGAACAGCATATAAATCAGCTAAACGGATGCAAAACTATCTTGGCTCTTGATATGTGGGAACATTCGTTTGTGGCCGATTACCAACCAAGTGGCAAAGGACAATATATTGACGACTTTTTCGCCAACCTAAATTGGGAAGTGATTGAGACAAATTTTAGCCATAAGCGTATAGCGTGAAGAGTCAAAATCGTGTAGCGCGAAGCGTGTAGCGTAAAGCGTGAAGCGTGTAGCGTCAAAATCATGTAGCGCGAAGCGTATAACGTGTAACGCCGGAAAAGAACTACTCCGACGCTTCACGCTACACGCTTCACGTTATGTGTTACACGTTTTGCGTTTTGCGCATACCACCGGCGGAGGAAAATCGCGAAGAGGAAGTAAACCACGAGCACGAGCCAAAATGGAAAATAAGGAACGGAAA harbors:
- a CDS encoding Fe-Mn family superoxide dismutase, with translation MEQFKLAEFNIPKLKGISEKNIEEHLKLYAGYVKHANLILEAIEKSPSNELAAADAYASAELQRRFAFEFNGMRNHEYYFRSFEEGPKKLSENSGLRSKIESDFGSFDSWLNRFEATAKTRGIGWAMLLYDPVSEKLLTNWVDEQHINQLNGCKTILALDMWEHSFVADYQPSGKGQYIDDFFANLNWEVIETNFSHKRIA